A DNA window from Kiritimatiellia bacterium contains the following coding sequences:
- the groES gene encoding co-chaperone GroES, producing the protein MKIQPLGDRVLVEPQKEEETKKGGIIIPDSAKEKPMQGKVIAVGAGKYDDNGKLIPMNVKKGDLILLPKYGGTEVKLDEKEYQIVREDDILGIITG; encoded by the coding sequence ATGAAAATTCAACCGCTGGGCGACCGGGTGCTGGTTGAACCCCAAAAGGAAGAGGAAACCAAAAAGGGCGGGATCATTATTCCCGACTCCGCCAAGGAAAAACCCATGCAGGGAAAAGTCATCGCCGTCGGCGCCGGTAAATACGACGATAACGGCAAGCTGATTCCCATGAACGTCAAAAAGGGCGACCTGATCCTGCTGCCGAAATACGGCGGAACGGAAGTCAAGCTTGACGAGAAGGAATACCAAATCGTGCGCGAAGACGACATTCTGGGAATCA